One region of Primulina tabacum isolate GXHZ01 chromosome 17, ASM2559414v2, whole genome shotgun sequence genomic DNA includes:
- the LOC142530880 gene encoding pentatricopeptide repeat-containing protein At1g62260, mitochondrial: MQFHGMGLGNLTSSSSSFSQIFNFRTVQWWRFSTDRVFSTQKTNPSRFPLQLFKENKKITQMIQSGKVQDARMLFDKLPQRNTVTWNSMLTGYVQNRDIARARKFFDEMPERDVISWNLMISGYMSCYRRGYVDEGRLLFDEMPARDSVSWNTMISGYAKNGRMDDALRLFNSMPEKNVVSWNAMITGLLNNGDVESATDLFKRMPKRDAASLSAFVSGLIQNNELDEAAKVLIGYEEIGDEKKDLVHAYNTLIAGYGQKGRVEDARFLYNLIPPCSSKGNGRHARFEKNVVSWNSMIMCYVKAGDMTRAKDLFDQMEDRDTFTWNTMISGYVHVSAMEEATDLFSKMPAPDALSWNSILSGFAQLGKMELALDFFERMPSKNKVSWNTIIAGFEKNADYKEAIDHFVQMQSAGEKPDRFTLSSLLSVCAESVAQTLGIQIHQLVTKFVIPDVPLNNALITMYARCGAIFEAKKVFNEIEFQRNVISWNAMIGGYASHGFAEEAIKLFESMKLLKVRPTYITFISVLNACAHAGLVEQGKSYFKSMVQDFGIERRVEHYASLVDVIGRHGQIEEAMDIINWMNLQPDKAVWGALLGACRVHNNVEFARVAAEALMRLEPESSGPYVLLYNMYADAGRWNDADEIRILMERNNIKKERGYSSVNSSYP, translated from the coding sequence ATGCAATTTCATGGGATGGGGTTGGGAAATTTGACCAGTTCTTCGTCTTCGTTTTCGCAAATATTCAACTTCCGGACCGTGCAATGGTGGCGATTTAGTACCGATCGAGTATTCTCAACACAAAAAACCAACCCCTCTCGTTTCCCTCTACAACTTTTTAAAGAGAATAAGAAAATCACGCAGATGATCCAAAGCGGCAAGGTCCAAGATGCAAGAATGTTGTTTGATAAATTACCTCAGAGAAACACAGTGACTTGGAACTCCATGCTCACTGGGTATGTTCAAAATCGGGATATTGCGAGAGCGCggaaattttttgatgaaatgcCGGAAAGGGACGTTATCTCATGGAATTTGATGATTTCAGGGTACATGTCATGTTACAGAAGGGGGTATGTAGATGAAGGTAGGCTCTTGTTTGATGAAATGCCTGCTAGGGATTCCGTTTCTTGGAACACTATGATTAGTGGGTACGCAAAGAATGGTAGGATGGATGATGCTCTGAGGCTGTTCAATAGTATGCCGGAGAAGAATGTGGTTTCTTGGAATGCAATGATCACGGGGTTATTGAATAATGGCGATGTTGAGAGCGCTACTGATTTATTTAAGAGAATGCCGAAGCGAGATGCTGCGTCTCTGAGTGCATTTGTGTCTGGCTTGATTCAGAACAATGAATTGGATGAGGCAGCAAAAGTTTTAATTGGATATGAAGAAATAGGCGATGAGAAAAAAGACTTGGTTCATGCTTATAATACTTTGATTGCAGGATATGGTCAGAAAGGGAGGGTGGAGGATGCTCGTTTTCTTTATAACCTGATACCTCCTTGTAGTAGCAAGGGGAATGGGAGACATGCGAGGTTTGAAAAGAATGTAGTGTCATGGAACTCGATGATCATGTGTTATGTGAAAGCAGGGGATATGACACGTGCCAAGGACTTATTCGATCAGATGGAAGACCGAGATACTTTTACATGGAACACGATGATTAGTGGATATGTTCATGTTTCGGCCATGGAAGAGGCTACAGATCTCTTCTCTAAGATGCCAGCTCCTGATGCATTATCATGGAATTCAATATTATCGGGTTTCGCTCAGCTAGGAAAGATGGAGCTCGCTCTTGATTTCTTTGAGAGAATGCCTAGCAAAAACAAGGTTTCTTGGAATACCATAATAGCTGGATTCGAGAAAAATGCAGATTACAAAGAAGCAATTGATCATTTCGTTCAGATGCAGTCTGCAGGAGAGAAACCGGATCGATTCACTCTCTCTTCTCTTCTTAGTGTTTGTGCAGAATCTGTTGCTCAAACACTTGGAATCCAGATTCATCAGCTGGtaacaaaatttgttatacCCGACGTACCGTTGAATAATGCTTTGATTACCATGTATGCAAGATGTGGGGCAATATTTGAAGCAAAGAAGGTTTTCAACGAGATTGAATTTCAGAGGAATGTAATCTCTTGGAACGCCATGATTGGAGGATATGCATCTCATGGATTCGCTGAGGAGGCCATCAAACTTTTCGAGTCAATGAAGTTGTTGAAAGTACGGCCAACTTATATCACGTTTATATCGGTTTTGAATGCATGTGCTCATGCTGGCCTAGTGGAACAAGGCAAGTCATATTTTAAATCCATGGTTCAAGATTTTGGTATTGAACGTAGAGTGGAACACTATGCCTCCCTTGTGGATGTTATTGGCAGGCATGGACAGATTGAGGAGGCAATGGATATTATTAACTGGATGAATCTTCAGCCAGACAAGGCTGTGTGGGGGGCCTTGTTGGGTGCTTGTCGTGTGCACAATAATGTCGAGTTTGCAAGAGTAGCGGCTGAAGCATTAATGAGACTTGAACCAGAAAGCTCTGGGCCCTATGTCTTGCTATACAACATGTATGCGGACGCTGGAAGATGGAATGATGCTGACGAGATCAGGATCTTGATGGAGAGAAACAATATTAAAAAGGAACGAGGTTATAGCAGTGTGAATTCGAGTTATCCATAA
- the LOC142531711 gene encoding uncharacterized protein LOC142531711, translated as MGGSESTLTSSQGKNLDDEITTVSERTEVRDPVLEKLKSLKITAPILTSAPPGESSLTDILVRKPSSSSTSGIVNPNVLLELFSMYRDWQEKKADNIGKRQEDIENKIEVADALAVKLLQRFNYSVSAMKTTSHNLSEVHALQVELGELKGRLTEVISNCDALCKRIAIEGPETLRSSISPITVASTDQKNHPVSTPLPLTSQGEDHLQ; from the exons ATGGGCGGTTCCGAATCAACTCTCACCAGCTCTCAG GGGAAGAATCTGGATGATGAGATCACCACTGTCTCGGAGCGTACGGAGGTCAGGGACCCAGTATTGGAGAAGCTGAAATCCCTAAAAATC ACGGCGCCAATACTGACGTCAGCTCCTCCGGGGGAGAGTAGTTTGACAGATATCCTTGTGAGGAAACCATCTTCTTCTTCCACTTCGG GTATTGTAAATCCTAATGTGCTACTGGAGCTCTTCTCAATGTATCGGGATTGGCAAGAAAAGAAGGCAGACAATATTGGTAAAAGACAG GAAGATATTGAAAACAAGATAgaagttgcagatgctttggcAGTTAAGCTTCTCCAACGTTTTAATTACTCGGTATCAGCAATGAAGACTACCTCTCATAATCTTTCTGAAG TTCATGCCTTGCAAGTAGAACTTGGAGAGTTGAAAGGCAGATTAACCGAAGTCATCAGCAATTGTGATGCATTATGCAAGAGAATAGCCATCGAAGGACCAGAAACGCTGCGATCTTCTATCTCGCCAATCACAGTAGCCTCTACCGACCAAAAGAACCACCCTGTGTCGACACCCTTGCCGCTAACATCACAAGGGGAGGATCATTTACAATAG
- the LOC142530881 gene encoding histone H1, giving the protein MLATAEAPKPKAVKKTPAVKEKKPKAAKTSSHPPYFEMIKEALLALNEKGGSSPYAIAKYMEEKHKSVLPANFRKILGLQLKNSTLKGKLVKIKASFKLSDTGNKNNPKPAAKKPAAVSKKAATTKATAKKPKAAPAAKKATATSVGTKRKAVTKKTEGVKKVAPKKAAAAKPKKPKSIKSPAAKKTKRVKA; this is encoded by the exons ATGTTGGCCACCGCAGAAGCCCCGAAGCCAAAGGCGGTGAAGAAGACTCCGGCCGTGAAAGAGAAGAAACCCAAGGCAGCTAAAACTTCTTCTCACCCTCCATACTTCGAG ATGATCAAGGAGGCTTTGTTAGCATTGAATGAGAAGGGTGGATCCAGTCCCTACGCAATCGCCAAGTACATGGAAGAGAAGCACAAATCTGTTCTACCGGCGAATTTCAGGAAAATTCTAGGCCTTCAGTTGAAGAACTCCACTCTGAAAGGAAAGCTCGTCAAAATCAAGGCGTCATTCAAGCTATCCGACACCGGAAATAAGAATAACCCCAAGCCCGCCGCCAAGAAACCTGCCGCTGTTAGCAAGAAAGCCGCCACCACAAAGGCAACAGCAAAGAAACCTAAAGCAGCACCAGCAGCAAAGAAAGCCACAGCTACTTCCGTGGGTACAAAAAGGAAGGCGGTGACGAAGAAAACGGAGGGTGTGAAGAAGGTGGCTCCGAAGAAGGCGGCTGCAGCCAAGCCGAAGAAACCGAAGAGCATTAAATCGCCGGCTGCAAAGAAAACGAAGAGGGTTAAAGCTTAG
- the LOC142530788 gene encoding RNA demethylase ALKBH9B-like, producing the protein MDEFLLKYNAEELRIAAEFLSNWLPFLSPGLCKTCTVTLSDRIRSLDSGANVTVSIPVVDNDQCVEYQGNCSTHSTGSRKDSIDDIDCAETFSLGSWKDEADGLSEHAVEESSNSDFIQSAPITSTPAKKSWADVAKSPGMKKSWDDVARSSQVKKSWADMAQEDELEEDEEDKQIDKFVVANDFRGDGTSPKDAKPKVELSRDQRECIRFGSVKRKKDFICLERVDGRLVNILDGLELHTGVFSAAEQTRIVRYVEQLQEMGRNDQLKDRTYSEPRKWMRGKGRVTLQFGCCYNYATDKVGNPPGILRNEIVDPLPQLFKVMIKRLVRWHVLPPSCVPDSCIVNMYEEGDCIPPHIDNHDFVRPFCTVSFLSECEIIFGSNLKIVGPGEFAGSFSIPLPVGSVLVLNGNGADVAKHSVPAVPTRRISITFRKMDISKWPAGYVPETDLQGLQPLPDEVDKSRKYSSRSRSSLSKSSGGREQIDRGKGSNSVHPEARHSGQIQQAPVSRRRF; encoded by the exons ATGGACGAATTTCTGCTTAAATACAACGCTGAAGAACTCCGAATTGCCGCTGAATTCTTGTCCAATTGGCTGCCTTTTCTGTCCCCGGGCCTCTGTAAGACCTGCACGGTAACGCTTTCCGATCGCATCCGATCTCTCGATTCAG GAGCTAATGTCACTGTTTCAATTCCTGTTGTGGATAATGATCAGTGTGTGGAATATCAGGGTAATTGTAGTACCCATTCCACTGGAAGTAGGAAAGATAgcattgatgatattgattgcGCAGAAACATTTTCATTGGGCAGTTGGAAAGATGAGGCAGATGGGTTGTCAGAACATGCAGTGGAAGAGTCATCGAATAGTGACTTTATCCAGTCAGCACCTATTACGAGCACTCCAGCGAAGAAGTCTTGGGCTGATGTGGCTAAAAGCCCTGGGATGAAAAAGTCTTGGGATGATGTGGCTCGAAGCTCCCAGGTGAAAAAGTCTTGGGCTGATATGGCTCAGGAAGATGAGCTTGAGGAAGACGAAGAGGATAAACAGATCGATAAGTTTGTCGTTGCCAATGATTTTAGAGGGGATGGAACATCACCGAAGGACGCAAAACCAAAGGTGGAATTGTCAAGGGATCAGAGAGAGTGCATTCGCTTCGGCAGTGTGAAGAGGAAGAAGGATTTCATATGTCTGGAAAGGGTCGATGGGAGATTAGTAAATATACTAGATGGGCTGGAGTTACATACTGGTGTCTTCAGTGCTGCAGAACAGACACGGATTGTTAGGTATGTTGAACAGCTTCAGGAGATGGGAAGGAATGATCAGTTGAAAG ATCGCACCTATTCTGAGCCTCGAAAGTGGATGAGGGGAAAGGGACGTGTAACACTCCAATTTGGTTGCTGTTATAATTATGCCACT GATAAAGTTGGTAATCCACCAGGTATCCTCAGGAATGAAATTGTAGATCCTTTACCTCAGCTATTCAAGGTTATGATAAAAAGGCTTGTTAGGTGGCATGTCCTACCTCCATCTTGTGTTCCTGACAGCTGTATCGTCAATATGTATGAAGAGGGGGACTGTATACCACCTCATATTGATAATCATGATTTTGTGAGACCATTTTGTACTGTGTCGTTTCTCAGTGAGTGTGAAATAATATTCGGATCAAACTTGAAAATAGTTGGTCCTGGTGAGTTTGCTGGTTCATTTTCTATACCCCTACCAGTCGG ATCTGTTCTTGTTCTCAACGGAAATGGGGCTGATGTGGCTAAACACTCTGTGCCTGCAGTTCCCACGAGAAG GATATCAATTACCTTTAGGAAAATGGATATATCTAAATGGCCTGCCGGTTATGTCCCTGAAACTGATCTGCAAGGGCTACAACCTCTGCCAGATGAAGTTGATAAATCAAGGAAATATAGTTCAAGATCCAGAAGTTCTTTGAGTAAGTCATCTGGCGGAAGAGAGCAAATAGACAGAGGTAAGGGATCGAATAGTGTACATCCGGAAGCTCGTCATTCAGGTCAAATCCAACAAGCTCCAGTCAGTAGGCGAAGATTTTGA
- the LOC142531696 gene encoding uncharacterized protein LOC142531696 has translation MAAAAILFMVVMYTPFLTCAELNADTQAEIQALTSIKLSLQDPLGALGDWDPSTPAAPCDWRGVSCDGRRVTELRLPNLQLGGSLSPGISNLRMLRKLSLRSNTINGSIPLSVFQCTLLRSIFLQDNSFTGPIPPEISNLTSLLILNVAGNQLSGEIPGELPGNLRLLDLSSNAFSGEIPGNISSGSQLQLINLSYNKISGEIPSSFGELQNLQYLWLDFNSLQGKLPSTLTNCSALVHFSAEGNAIGGVVPSTVGELPKLQVISLSRNNLSGPIPASFLCKESGSSSSIRILKLGVNGFTEIGMPASAACFSALQVLDLQKNKVNGKFPQFLTNVSTLTSLDLSGNLFSGSLGDEIGNLEKLEELKLAYNSFSGVIPAGIKKCVNLKVLDLEGNLFVGVVPAFLGELKSLSALSLGGSNFSGSIPSSFGNLSALEGLNLSNTGLTGELPDEIMVWSNLSSLDLSWNMLSGDIPTSIGNLKKLTVLNLSNNGFSGSIPESIGTLFKLTVLDLSKQNLSGILPNNLFGLPNLQVIAFQENMFSGEVPEGLSSLLGLQYLNLSFNSFSGQISPTFGFLKSLVVLSLANNHILGSIPSELGNCSALEVIDLRSNSLSGSIPTDFSRLSLLSVLDLGKNNLTGEIPEELSNCSSLTSLLLDSNHLTGYIPGNLTLIASLSNFNVSNNDLSGEIPVILGSRFNNQSAFVGNQGLCGMPLDKKCERSSNGNKKNRLILFIAVAASGILLMLSCCCFYIYTFLRWRERVQKGNTGEKKPSPTTASSRTSGGRGSSESSGPKLIIFNNKITLAETIEATRQFDEENVLSRTRQGVVFKACFNDGMVLAIRRLPNGSLDMNTFRKEAESLGRVKHRNLTVLRGYYAGSPDLRLLVYDYMPNGNLGTLLQEASHQDGHVLNWPMRHLIALGISRGLAFLHTNSMVHGDVKPQNVLFDADFEAHLSDFGLDKLTLAPSSEPSTSTSVGTLGYVAPESALTNEVTKESDVYSFGIVLLELLTGKRPIMFTEDEDIVKWVKRQLQRGQISELLEPGLLELDPESSEWEEFLLGIKVGLLCTGSDPSERPTMTDIVFMLEGCRVGPDIHSSADPTSLPSPA, from the coding sequence ATGGCCGCCGCTGCTATCTTGTTCATGGTGGTTATGTACACCCCATTCTTAACCTGCGCCGAGTTGAATGCCGACACTCAAGCTGAGATCCAGGCTTTGACTTCCATCAAGCTCAGCCTCCAAGACCCCCTCGGCGCGCTCGGTGACTGGGACCCATCAACTCCGGCGGCACCCTGCGATTGGCGCGGCGTGTCATGCGACGGCCGTCGGGTTACGGAGCTGCGCCTCCCCAACCTCCAGCTCGGGGGTTCTCTTTCCCCGGGAATCTCTAACCTGCGCATGCTGCGGAAGCTCAGCCTTCGCTCCAACACAATCAATGGCAGCATTCCTTTGTCTGTCTTCCAGTGCACCCTCCTACGCTCAATCTTCctccaagacaactcattcaccGGCCCTATCCCGCCGGAGATCTCGAATCTCACTAGCCTTTTGATCCTCAACGTTGCAGGCAATCAACTTTCCGGTGAAATCCCCGGCGAGCTACCAGGAAACCTCCGGTTGTTGGACCTTTCATCGAACGCATTCTCGGGTGAGATTCCCGGAAATATTTCTAGCGGGTCTCAGCTTCAGCTCATCAATTTGTCGTACAACAAGATTTCCGGTGAGATTCCTTCCAGTTTTGGTGAGCTTCAGAATCTTCAATATCTTTGGTTGGACTTCAACAGTTTGCAAGGTAAGTTACCTTCGACTCTGACGAACTGTTCGGCGCTCGTTCATTTCAGCGCCGAGGGTAATGCAATCGGCGGTGTCGTGCCGTCGACGGTAGGAGAACTACCGAAGCTTCAAGTCATATCCTTGTCGCGTAATAATTTATCTGGCCCAATACCGGCTTCTTTTTTGTGTAAGGAGTCTGGTTCTTCCTCATCGATACGGATACTGAAGCTTGGTGTCAATGGGTTTACTGAGATTGGTATGCCAGCATCTGCTGCGTGTTTCAGTGCTCTTCAAGTTTTGGATCTCCAAAAGAATAAGGTCAATGGGAAATTTCCGCAGTTTCTGACCAATGTTTCGACACTAACTTCGTTGGATTTGTCTGGTAATTTATTTTCTGGTTCATTAGGGGATGAAATAGGTAATTTGGAGAAATTGGAAGAGTTGAAATTAGCATATAACTCGTTTAGTGGAGTTATTCCCGCTGGCATTAAAAAATGCGTGAATTTGAAAGTTCTTGATCTTGAAGGGAACTTATTTGTTGGAGTGGTCCCGGCATTCTTGGGCGAGTTGAAAAGTTTGAGTGCTTTAAGTCTTGGAGGGAGTAACTTTTCGGGTTCAATCCCTTCCAGTTTTGGTAATTTGTCGGCCCTGGAAGGACTGAATTTAAGCAATACTGGGCTAACTGGAGAATTGCCTGATGAAATAATGGTGTGGAGCAATTTAAGTTCTTTGGATTTGAGCTGGAACATGTTGTCTGGGGATATTCCTACAAGCATCGGTAATTTAAAGAAGCTTACAGTTTTAAATCTTAGCAACAATGGTTTTTCGGGTTCTATCCCAGAAAGTATTGGGACTTTGTTCAAGTTGACAGTTCTTGATTTGAGCAAACAGAATTTATCTGGGATATTGCCTAATAATCTTTTTGGTTTGCCTAATCTGCAAGTGATTGCATTTCAAGAGAATATGTTTTCGGGGGAAGTTCCTGAAGGTTTAAGTAGCTTGTTGGGGTTGCAGTAtttaaatctttctttcaattcattttcCGGTCAAATTTCTCCCACATTTGGTTTCTTGAAGTCATTAGTTGTTCTGTCGTTGGCCAATAATCACATTTTGGGATCTATTCCTTCGGAACTGGGTAATTGTTCAGCTCTTGAAGTTATTGATCTCCGTTCAAATTCTTTGAGTGGTTCGATTCCGACTGATTTTTCTCGTCTCTCGCTGTTGAGTGTGCTTGATTTGGGAAAGAACAATCTTACAGGAGAAATTCCAGAAGAACTCTCTAATTGCTCTTCGCTGACATCTCTTTTGCTTGACTCAAATCATTTGACCGGATATATTCCAGGCAATCTCACATTAATTGCTAGCCTTTCCAATTTCAATGTGTCCAACAATGACTTATCCGGTGAAATCCCAGTGATCTTAGGTTCTAGGTTCAACAATCAGTCGGCTTTTGTGGGTAACCAGGGGCTATGTGGGATGCCATTGGATAAGAAATGTGAGCGAAGTAGTAACGGCAACAAGAAAAACAGGCTGATCTTGTTCATTGCTGTTGCTGCCAGTGGAATCCTTCTGATGTTATCTTGTTGCTGCTTCTACATTTACACTTTCTTGCGGTGGCGCGAGAGGGTTCAAAAAGGCAACACCGGGGAAAAGAAGCCGAGCCCGACTACTGCCAGTTCAAGAACGAGTGGTGGTCGTGGAAGCAGCGAAAGCAGTGGACCCAAGCTTATTATCTTCAATAACAAGATAACATTAGCAGAAACAATAGAAGCAACAAGGCAATTTGACGAAGAAAATGTCCTCAGCAGAACTCGACAGGGTGTAGTtttcaaggcttgcttcaacgaTGGAATGGTGCTCGCTATTCGTAGACTGCCAAATGGATCCCTTGACATGAACACATTTAGGAAAGAAGCTGAATCGCTAGGCAGAGTGAAGCATCGAAACTTGACCGTTTTACGTGGATACTATGCTGGATCACCTGACCTTAGACTCCTCGTTTACGACTACATGCCTAATGGAAACCTCGGAACCTTGCTTCAAGAAGCATCACACCAAGACGGCCATGTCCTCAACTGGCCAATGAGGCACCTTATTGCCCTTGGCATATCCCGTGGCCTTGCCTTCCTCCACACAAACTCAATGGTTCACGGAGATGTGAAGCCACAAAACGTGCTGTTTGATGCCGATTTCGAAGCCCATTTATCCGATTTTGGATTAGACAAGCTCACACTCGCTCCATCATCCGAACCATCCACCTCAACATCAGTTGGAACACTAGGTTATGTAGCACCAGAATCAGCACTTACAAATGAAGTGACTAAAGAATCAGATGTCTATAGTTTCGGGATTGTTTTGTTAGAACTCTTGACCGGCAAAAGGCCCATAATGTTCACTGAAGATGAAGATATAGTGAAATGGGTGAAAAGGCAACTCCAGAGAGGTCAAATTTCAGAGCTTTTAGAACCAGGATTGCTTGAATTAGACCCTGAATCATCAGAATGGGAGGAGTTCTTGCTAGGCATAAAAGTCGGATTGCTTTGCACCGGATCCGATCCATCCGAACGACCCACAATGACAGACATTGTGTTCATGCTCGAAGGATGCCGGGTTGGACCCGACATCCACTCATCAGCTGACCCAACTTCCCTGCCTTCTCCGGCTTGA